A genomic stretch from Streptomyces sp. QL37 includes:
- a CDS encoding fumarylacetoacetate (FAA) hydrolase codes for MSILFEAEYQGRRYAGTGIPEAGRAHTLHAVEDGQLRAAFLAGGAEAALAAATSGAETMSVTPGDPGLRLLPPLLPTATNNALVNGFMGTHRSKFDHDPEPDEEFVAPNYYMKGFGSWLRVSDEPLITPADPIWLIEEPEVVLVYVNGEDGTPHYAGYTFGNDLNDIGLHLKNPWAYTPYAKLCETSVLPWLFLDEPPQNVTGRVVVERDGATAWEGPFSCGADSIFHRFEDMAEHLFSYPLLRQAGLVTYTFLGADKATYHDGFRVEDGDRLVLDVTSHGVVLANTVRYGTQTATGSAGPYLPPSSRPSVSRTASR; via the coding sequence ATGTCCATCCTCTTCGAAGCCGAGTACCAAGGACGTCGTTACGCGGGAACCGGAATCCCCGAGGCGGGCCGGGCCCACACCCTGCACGCCGTCGAGGACGGTCAGCTGCGCGCCGCGTTCCTCGCGGGAGGTGCCGAAGCCGCGCTCGCCGCCGCCACGAGCGGTGCCGAGACCATGTCGGTGACCCCCGGCGACCCCGGGCTGAGGCTGCTCCCGCCGCTGCTGCCCACCGCCACCAACAACGCGCTGGTCAACGGATTCATGGGCACGCACCGCTCCAAGTTCGACCACGATCCCGAACCCGACGAGGAGTTCGTGGCACCGAACTACTACATGAAGGGCTTCGGCTCCTGGCTGCGCGTGTCCGACGAGCCGCTGATCACCCCCGCCGACCCGATCTGGCTGATCGAGGAGCCCGAGGTGGTCCTCGTGTACGTCAACGGCGAGGACGGCACCCCGCACTACGCCGGCTACACCTTCGGCAACGACCTGAACGACATCGGCCTGCACCTGAAGAACCCCTGGGCGTACACCCCGTACGCCAAGCTCTGCGAGACCTCGGTGCTCCCCTGGCTGTTCCTGGACGAGCCGCCGCAGAACGTGACGGGCCGGGTCGTCGTCGAGCGGGACGGTGCCACGGCGTGGGAGGGCCCGTTCTCCTGCGGGGCCGACTCCATCTTCCACCGGTTCGAGGACATGGCGGAGCACTTGTTCTCGTACCCCCTGCTGCGCCAGGCCGGGCTGGTCACGTACACCTTCCTGGGCGCCGACAAGGCCACCTACCACGACGGGTTCCGCGTCGAGGACGGCGACCGCCTGGTCCTCGACGTGACCAGCCACGGTGTGGTCCTCGCCAATACCGTGCGGTACGGGACTCAGACCGCGACCGGCTCCGCAGGCCCGTACCTCCCACCGTCGTCGCGCCCGTCCGTCTCGCGCACGGCGTCCAGGTAA
- a CDS encoding MerR family transcriptional regulator — translation MRIGELSERTGTPRRLLRYYEEQGLLVPDRTPNGYRDYAERTVDRVLQIRGLLEAGLPTRAIKKILPCINDPRMIHVPDAAPETIALLERERDRMTERIRCLTRNRDAISGYLDAVRETDGRDDGGRYGPAEPVAV, via the coding sequence ATGCGCATCGGGGAGCTGTCCGAACGCACCGGTACCCCGCGGAGGTTGCTCCGCTACTACGAGGAGCAGGGCCTGCTGGTACCGGACCGGACGCCCAACGGTTACCGCGACTACGCGGAGCGCACGGTGGACCGGGTCCTGCAGATCCGCGGCCTGCTGGAGGCGGGACTGCCGACGCGGGCGATCAAGAAGATCCTGCCGTGCATCAACGATCCGCGGATGATCCATGTGCCGGACGCCGCGCCGGAGACCATCGCGCTCCTGGAGCGGGAGCGGGACCGGATGACCGAGCGCATCCGGTGCCTGACCCGCAACCGGGACGCGATCTCCGGTTACCTGGACGCCGTGCGCGAGACGGACGGGCGCGACGACGGTGGGAGGTACGGGCCTGCGGAGCCGGTCGCGGTCTGA